Genomic segment of Pseudanabaena sp. BC1403:
TTAGGTACTAAAAAATGGGAAATTTGGCTTGAAGAAAGCTAGATTAGTTAGGATAGAGAAAATATTTTTATATAAAAAAGTTTGCATAGACAGCATGATAAAACAGCGTCGTATTTGGTCTTGGCTCGTAATTAGTTTAGTAGCGATCGCCGTGCAGTTTTTCTGGATAGGTGGTGCAAATGCTGCGGTGACAGACTATTTGCAAGAACAAAAGTTTCTGACTAATGTCTGGCAAATAGTTAATCGTTCTTACGTAGACGCTGATTTTAATCATCAAAACTGGTACAAAGTGCGCCGCCAGTTTATCAACCGCAAATTTAATAGCCGAGAAGATACCTATACGGCGATTAGGGAAATGCTAGCAACCTTAGACGATCCCTTCACAAGGTTTCTGGAGCCAGACAAGTTTAAAAGTATGAAAACTAGCACATCAGGCGAATTAACTGGTGTGGGGTTACAAATCGCCGTAGATGAGCCTGATAATAATGTGACCGTGATTTCGCCGATCGAAGGTTCGCCTGCGGATGTGGCGGGTGTGCGATCGCGCGATCGTATTGTTGCGATCGACAACATTCCGACTAAGGGCTTGAGTCTTGATGAATGTGCGACCAGAATGCGCGGCAAAATTGGCTCTGAGGTGAAGCTGAGTCTAGAACGTCCTCTGACTGAGGGTAAGGGCTTAGAAAAGCTGGATGTGGTAATTAAACGCGATCGCATTGCGGTTACGCCAATCATTGCCAAGCTCAACCAAGAAGCAAATCATAAAGTCGGGTATATTCGTTTAAATCAGTTCAATGGTAATGCCTCTGCGGATATGGAAAAGACGCTGAAGAAGTTTGAAGTTGAAGGTGCGGATCGTTATGTTCTCGATTTGCGTGGTAATCCTGGTGGGCTATTTGATGCTGGTTTACAGATTGCGCGGATGTGGATTCCTGAAGGAACTGTGGTTTATACCGTTGATCGGCATGGAGTACAGGAGAGTTTTGAAGCAAAAGGCGATGCGATTACGACTGATCCCTTAGCTGTGCTTACTGATGGTGGCAGCGCTAGTGCTAGTGAGATTCTGGCAGGTGCTTTGCAAGAGAACGATCGCGCTCAACTTGTTGGCACAAA
This window contains:
- a CDS encoding S41 family peptidase, with product MIKQRRIWSWLVISLVAIAVQFFWIGGANAAVTDYLQEQKFLTNVWQIVNRSYVDADFNHQNWYKVRRQFINRKFNSREDTYTAIREMLATLDDPFTRFLEPDKFKSMKTSTSGELTGVGLQIAVDEPDNNVTVISPIEGSPADVAGVRSRDRIVAIDNIPTKGLSLDECATRMRGKIGSEVKLSLERPLTEGKGLEKLDVVIKRDRIAVTPIIAKLNQEANHKVGYIRLNQFNGNASADMEKTLKKFEVEGADRYVLDLRGNPGGLFDAGLQIARMWIPEGTVVYTVDRHGVQESFEAKGDAITTDPLAVLTDGGSASASEILAGALQENDRAQLVGTKTYGKGLIQSLYELEDGAGLAVTIAKYETPLHHNIHKRGIIPNVEVALTEPITRKQLGTNEDPQYVAALSVLNGTYKNVIAKS